TTAGGGCTGTGTCTGTGATGAAGCATGTGGCATTTACTGCAGTGTTCaacctttaaaatgtattaaatgtaTCATGTTTACTCTTTATTAAAGACATAAGTTAATTGAAGTTCTTGTTTGTGTGTTTACAGGAGAGAAACCTAATTCAtcagctcttctttttccttgtggAGCCCTGAAGAGAGAAGTCCTTCCTACAGTACTGAGAGAAAAAGGTTGAGCTTCCCTTGGAGCTTCATTTTAATTAGTCAGTTATCAGAAAAGTTGTATCTAAAGCTTGGGAAATGAATTTGAATAAgtaaaaatggaattttctgttttcttggctAAAAGTTAGAGGATGGGAGTAAAAACTGTGCAAGACTTGCCAGTCTTCCTGCGTGCTTCACAGATGCTTTAGTACATCTTGCAGCTCCAGAAATACCTACAAATCCttcacagattttcttctgtgactTTTTAGCCTAAATCAGTACACCTAAGTGCAATTAGTATGTTGAGAGTGTTTTATTGAAATGCTAGAAATGAATGCAACCCTGTTTAATGACGAATGTATATCCCGATTCCAGGTGTGCCTCTGGAAAGCGTTACTGTTTATCAAACAGCCCAACACACGGACCTGCAGGAATCTTTGAGCAGATATTTCTCACAACAGGTATTGGACGCTGATGTAGTTTGAGGTTTCTGAGGTACATGATAATACTCAGCAATATACTCCCTTCTTTTCACCTGTCTGTAAATGCTACTTGAGGTGATACATGAATATCTTGGTTTGTTTTACTGTCAATTATCAAAGTCCTTTAGCAAAAGTTTCAGGCAGAGAGTGAGTCCCTCAGCAACTTATGGCAATTATAAATGAGCCTAAAAGACAGAGTGCATCCCTTGGAAGAAGAAAACGAATCCTGTCACATCTTGTCTGACTTTCAAAATTCATGTATGTTTCAGAATTACTGGGAAATAACTGCAGGTATAATTCTATTTTCAGTTCATTCCCTTGAGCTGGACAAGATTGCTTTTTAAGTAATACTATGTCAGAAATTACATCTAGTGAGGATATTTATTAAAAGGCTTTATTATTAGTTTTTATTAGTGTAATTGAAATATCACCGGACATCTTTGCTATATATTACCAATCAGAATCCACCAGGAACGTGCCCTACATAATTTCAGGGTTCTGTCTCCCATTATCCAGTCTATGAATGTATTAAAGATCTCATTTGAAGTGTTAGAAATCCAGGTGACGTGCTGTTGACGAACATAGTTAGATACActctgtgtttcaaaaagatggacccaattacggagatacagtgatttcaaatggggtccatgtttttcaaacaccctgtatttgctagaatttgtttttctccttttaaaaccaTCTAGTAAATGTCATCAGCAAGGATCAGTACATAGTGAAAGATTAGAATGCACTAATGAtgtctttttctgaattttccatTTGTGGGAGCTTATATGATATCCAGGATTAATTTGATTCAAAATGCAGACTTTGCTTCTTACAGAAACTTGGCCTCCTTGAGCACGTCACACCTCTCTTTAAATTCTGTGCATTAACATCTTGTTAAATTGCATATTGATTTTAAAGTCCTTTTTCAAGAGGTCCTAAAAGGTTATGGGATGGTCAGTCTAATGGATAAATTGTTGTACCCTGGTGTTCCCCGAGTGGGTATTGCATTTCTGAGCCCCACAATATTTAGTTTATAGCAGATATAAAAGTGAGTAATTAGTACCTATGCACTTTATAACTTTCTGAACTCTTCTTAGGAACTCCCTGCTCTCTGCAATTAGGTGTTTGTTTCAGGGGAAAGCTGTTAAAATGTGTTCCTCATCTCCTTTTAGTTCGTAACTGATGATACTGTCGTTATATATTTAGCACATGGAGAGCTGACATAGGTGGCAAGTGTTAGAGCCTTGTGAGGCTGAACAGCACTGTGTTAAACCGTCACTCCGGCCTCCCTGAGCCAGGCCTAGCTTCCAAGTCACGCGCTATAGAATAACAACAGATGTGGTTTGAGTGGAACTAGTGTCTCTTTCTGGTCAGACAGAAAATCATGATAAAGGAGGCGCGTGCTTTGGGTCTGCTGCTCGAGAGCTCGGGACAGAACTTTGCAGGTATCTTTTGGCTACAGAAGgtttctgagacagaaaaagCCCTTCCAGGGGGTTGCAGTTTCGAGGCATCACCTCGTCTTTGCCAGAGCGTCTTAGGGCGAGCAGAACTTGGGGTAAATCACGAGCTGGGAAACAATCCGTGCAGAACAGAGATAGATGGGAATGGATTGAAGGAGGTAATTTGCCGAATTTTCTTGCTAATTAGGAAAATAAGTACAGCCTAAGAACACTTTCAGTACATTTATTACCAAGTACTCATGTGACACAGTATTTGGTTAAAGTCGCACCTGAATTGCAGCATTCTGTGGTAGAACGGGGGTTCGTTGGGCTGTCTGCACCCCAGGAAACCCTTTCTGTGGCTGAACTGCTGCTTCTCATCAATAAAAACACTTCAGGTCCATAGAGAGACAGTTGAAGGGATTTGCGTGACAGTGACACTGCTGCAAACAGTGACTAATCTGGGGTTGCTTTTACTCAGGGAGTTCCAGCAAGTATCGTCTTCTTCAGCCCATCTGGTGTCAAATTTTGCCTCCAGAACATTCAGAAGCTTTCGGGGGATTTTATCAACCATATCAAGGTATGTTCTCTTTAAAAGTGGCAAAGTACAATAGGGGGTAAGTTTGGGATGGGTGAATGAGAGATTGGAAAGCTGCTAAGACCCGTTACAaaccttcattttctcttctctctgtgtttgtttctctggaaaaaataagCTATAGCAAATACAAATGTTATTCTATAGCTGAGagcctttatttaaaaaaaagaaattgttttcactttttttttttgtaactaaCTTACCCAGCCTCCACTGGgaatatgctttattttcttctagtgATGTGAAGGTGTGACCAGTTCCTGCTTGAATCCACAATTACAGGCTGAGGCACATTAAAATTCCTCTcacttttcctgttttgtggGACTAAGAgctttttaaatctttgtaATGGCGAGATAAATAATAATCTTTCCTAAGTAATGTCTAAGTAGCTCAATTGATGGGTGGTTAATGTTGAAAGTCTTCAACCTGAAAGGGTTAGTACAGTTTTGTAAGCTCAGCCGTGCAAGTTGACGCATTGACAACGTCAGCAAAGAAGGGAGGGTATGAAGGAACGAGTTCAGAGCTGATCCCACAGCCGAGCACGCTGTTATAACTAAATGTTGTCACCCCAGTTCGCCGCCATCGGGCCAACGACCGCAGAGGCTTTGGAAGGCGCAGGAATCCCAGTGAGCTGCACCGCCCAGAGCCCGACTGCCCCAGATCTCGCTGCTGCCGTCCAGAAAGCACTTGGCTCACACAACTGCTTTTGTCCAAGTAACAGCACAGCGTGCTTCTGAAGGCCAGTATGGTGCTGTAGGaggtttttccattttgcagacCTGTTGTCCTGCAAGAAAGGATTTTTCAGGAATATGCAATATCCTTGTCAAGGCCTGGTGGAAGAAGCTTGCATCTAGAGTTCTAAGAAACGTGGAATTGGGCCAGCATGTTTTCCAGCATCTTACTGTTCCCCTTTTTTTCATGTGTGCggtgtaaatattttatgtggACATTCCTTGAAAACTCATTGTGAGGCTGATCTGCACCAGAGGAGAATGTTGGAATCACTGTATCACCTCAGGTACCTCCTGGCACACAGGGCAAGGTTTGCATTTCTCTCTACAGTCAGTTTTACATGcactactttttcttttgtagaagaaaaacatacttacaatgaagtattttctattGTAATTCTTGGTCATTCattgttctgcttttcaaatattcatatttaaatGACGATTGTAGATTCTCAGTGGAATGGGACAATTCTTGCAGCGGAGCTAATGGCAGCTCAGCTGTGCCCACTAAATATCCTTACAGTGCAGGgtcttaaaaatagtttttggTTTCTGTTCCTGCAAAGGAAGATTtataaacagagaaataaactgGCTTATCATTGTTAATAATGGTGTTGGAGTTGTCTGGTTTATGCTTTAATTGTTTATCTGTGAAAGGAGAGAAAGTAATCCTATTTTGCACTAATGCTACCTTGGCAAATGCTAAGAAATTCACAGAAGATTTAAATCATAATGTACTCAATTATAATCCTCATGAAAGTCATTCATGTTGTTAGTATAAGAAATCCTCACTTGCTGTAAGATTCTTTTAGCTTAATTTTGAGTATATGACCTGAATTTCCAATTAAGGAAGATGCTCCATACCTAGAATAAGAGTTAATCTGAACCCAATTGTGTTAATACAAACAAGTTGTTCCAAATTGTCTGTGTGGAATATCAGCCAGGCTGGGCACACTAAGATGACCACTTGGCTTTATAAAGCGCTTcagtttcttgagatgcaaTAGAATCTCACAAGTACACTAATTACAGAAGAGGAAGAGTTCATCACGGAGGAAGAGCATCCTGGAGGACAGCAGGGTCACCATGGCaaccagctggagctgcaggactgTGCAGCCATGGCCCGAGGAGAGGAGGACAACGATGACACAGCAGTTGGTgacttctctgccttttttgcttttaagttaAACTGTTGAACATTCAGATTCAGCGTCATTGTAACATAAGAGCGTGTGGTATCATTCATATCctcattcaaaaataaaatccatgtCAGATTTAGGATTTGGA
The genomic region above belongs to Caloenas nicobarica isolate bCalNic1 chromosome 7, bCalNic1.hap1, whole genome shotgun sequence and contains:
- the UROS gene encoding uroporphyrinogen-III synthase isoform X2 encodes the protein MKVLLLKDPKDKDSGPDPYIKLSHPECYGGLIFTSPRALEAIKICLKESSKNEAWSKSLKQRWNSKPVYVVGKATASLVEEIGLTPQGEESGNAEKLAEYICSREKPNSSALLFPCGALKREVLPTVLREKGVPLESVTVYQTAQHTDLQESLSRYFSQQGVPASIVFFSPSGVKFCLQNIQKLSGDFINHIKFAAIGPTTAEALEGAGIPVSCTAQSPTAPDLAAAVQKALGSHNCFCPSNSTACF
- the UROS gene encoding uroporphyrinogen-III synthase isoform X1 translates to MKVLLLKDPKDKDSGPDPYIKELGLYGFEATLIPVLSFEFVSLESLFEKLSHPECYGGLIFTSPRALEAIKICLKESSKNEAWSKSLKQRWNSKPVYVVGKATASLVEEIGLTPQGEESGNAEKLAEYICSREKPNSSALLFPCGALKREVLPTVLREKGVPLESVTVYQTAQHTDLQESLSRYFSQQGVPASIVFFSPSGVKFCLQNIQKLSGDFINHIKFAAIGPTTAEALEGAGIPVSCTAQSPTAPDLAAAVQKALGSHNCFCPSNSTACF